The following are from one region of the Coffea eugenioides isolate CCC68of chromosome 2, Ceug_1.0, whole genome shotgun sequence genome:
- the LOC113761701 gene encoding protein IQ-DOMAIN 14 isoform X2: MAKKKKSWFNLLRRIFIADTKSRKDERKGWAFGRFKSKRLASLSAPPPPKKSILGAPEEEKQNYAENGTINTTAAEISRTNTRDFRPGVSPRLSTQDKKESHEVSATNVFSPASQSHQCQLQIQHLAAIKIQSAFRGYLARKALRALKGLVRLQAIIRGWAVRRQAINTLKCLQSIVNIQSEFRAKRCDMVKTTQHNQENQVQDMTEKDIRIDTNSQRTWDDSTLSRDEANASSMNKRVASIRRERIKEYWLNHRRSTESEQSKQNVKQRYWLEQWMDSQLAKREDLRNIGTAFPVNAKAKEELAGRRLRLRIQKQYQIEGLDSPLNVPRRSFHRRQRSNGDEDSFVGSPSVPTYMAATESAKAKVRSMSSPRLRPICFDAYSEINSPYKHKLSPISSINSEATSCSQISKHYGFSQRSPCLKGIPGPIKSHRSLKEFNLIVESNKDQLNAYG, encoded by the exons ATggcaaagaagaagaagagctgGTTCAATCTACTGAGGAGAATTTTCATTGCAGAtacaaaatcaagaaag GATGAAAGAAAAGGATGGgcatttggaagatttaagaGCAAAAGGTTAGCCTCTCTATCAGCACCACCACCTCCAAAGAAGAGCATACTAGGTGCACCTGAAGAAGAGAAGCAGAATTATGCAGAAAATGGAACCATTAACACTACGGCTGCAGAAATCTCTCGTACTAATACTCGAGATTTCAGGCCCGGTGTCAGCCCTCGATTGTCCACTCAAGACAAGAAAGAATCCCATGAAGTTTCAGCAACCAATGTCTTTAGCCCTGCTTCACAATCTCATCAATGCCAATTGCAGATCCAACATCTTGCAGCTATCAAAATTCAATCAGCATTTCGCGGATATCTA GCTAGAAAAGCTTTACGTGCACTGAAGGGACTAGTAAGGCTTCAGGCGATAATTCGCGGTTGGGCAGTTCGACGCCAAGCCATTAATACCCTCAAGTGTTTGCAAAGCATAGTGAACATTCAGTCAGAGTTTCGTGCCAAGAGATGTGATATGGTGAAGACCACTCAGCATAATCAAGAAAACCAGGTGCAGGACATGACAGAGAAGGACATAAGG ATTGATACAAATAGCCAGAGAACGTGGGATGATAGTACTTTGTCGAGGGATGAAGCAAATGCATCGTCCATGAACAAGAGGGTGGCTTCAATCAGGAGAGAAAGAATAAAGGAATACTGGTTAAATCATCGG AGGTCCACTGAGTCAGAACAAAGCAAGCAAAATGTAAAACAGAGATACTGGCTAGAACAATGGATGGATTCCCAGTTGGCTAAAAGAGAAGATCTTCGCAATATAGGAACAGCGTTCCCGGTAAATGCAAAGGCCAAAGAGGAACTAGCTGGCAGAAGACTCAGACTAAGAATTCAGAAACAATATCAGATTGAAGGATTGGATTCTCCTCTAAATGTTCCAAGAAGATCATTTCACAGGAGGCAACGTTCCAACGGAGATGAGGACTCTTTTGTAGGCTCTCCTTCTGTTCCAACATACATGGCAGCCACAGAATCTGCTAAGGCAAAAGTTAGATCAATGAGCTCACCCAGGCTAAGACCAATCTGTTTTGATGCTTACTCTGAGATCAATTCTCCATATAAGCATAAACTCTCTCCCATATCTTCCATTAATAGTGAGGCTACAAGCTGCAGTCAGATCAGCAAACACTATGGTTTCTCCCAAAGATCTCCATGCTTGAAAGGTATACCTGGTCCAATCAAGTCACATAGAAGTCTGAAGGAGTTCAACTTGATTGTAGAGAGTAATAAAGATCAACTGAATGCCTATGGATGA
- the LOC113761701 gene encoding protein IQ-DOMAIN 14 isoform X1, which yields MAKKKKSWFNLLRRIFIADTKSRKKDERKGWAFGRFKSKRLASLSAPPPPKKSILGAPEEEKQNYAENGTINTTAAEISRTNTRDFRPGVSPRLSTQDKKESHEVSATNVFSPASQSHQCQLQIQHLAAIKIQSAFRGYLARKALRALKGLVRLQAIIRGWAVRRQAINTLKCLQSIVNIQSEFRAKRCDMVKTTQHNQENQVQDMTEKDIRIDTNSQRTWDDSTLSRDEANASSMNKRVASIRRERIKEYWLNHRRSTESEQSKQNVKQRYWLEQWMDSQLAKREDLRNIGTAFPVNAKAKEELAGRRLRLRIQKQYQIEGLDSPLNVPRRSFHRRQRSNGDEDSFVGSPSVPTYMAATESAKAKVRSMSSPRLRPICFDAYSEINSPYKHKLSPISSINSEATSCSQISKHYGFSQRSPCLKGIPGPIKSHRSLKEFNLIVESNKDQLNAYG from the exons ATggcaaagaagaagaagagctgGTTCAATCTACTGAGGAGAATTTTCATTGCAGAtacaaaatcaagaaag AAGGATGAAAGAAAAGGATGGgcatttggaagatttaagaGCAAAAGGTTAGCCTCTCTATCAGCACCACCACCTCCAAAGAAGAGCATACTAGGTGCACCTGAAGAAGAGAAGCAGAATTATGCAGAAAATGGAACCATTAACACTACGGCTGCAGAAATCTCTCGTACTAATACTCGAGATTTCAGGCCCGGTGTCAGCCCTCGATTGTCCACTCAAGACAAGAAAGAATCCCATGAAGTTTCAGCAACCAATGTCTTTAGCCCTGCTTCACAATCTCATCAATGCCAATTGCAGATCCAACATCTTGCAGCTATCAAAATTCAATCAGCATTTCGCGGATATCTA GCTAGAAAAGCTTTACGTGCACTGAAGGGACTAGTAAGGCTTCAGGCGATAATTCGCGGTTGGGCAGTTCGACGCCAAGCCATTAATACCCTCAAGTGTTTGCAAAGCATAGTGAACATTCAGTCAGAGTTTCGTGCCAAGAGATGTGATATGGTGAAGACCACTCAGCATAATCAAGAAAACCAGGTGCAGGACATGACAGAGAAGGACATAAGG ATTGATACAAATAGCCAGAGAACGTGGGATGATAGTACTTTGTCGAGGGATGAAGCAAATGCATCGTCCATGAACAAGAGGGTGGCTTCAATCAGGAGAGAAAGAATAAAGGAATACTGGTTAAATCATCGG AGGTCCACTGAGTCAGAACAAAGCAAGCAAAATGTAAAACAGAGATACTGGCTAGAACAATGGATGGATTCCCAGTTGGCTAAAAGAGAAGATCTTCGCAATATAGGAACAGCGTTCCCGGTAAATGCAAAGGCCAAAGAGGAACTAGCTGGCAGAAGACTCAGACTAAGAATTCAGAAACAATATCAGATTGAAGGATTGGATTCTCCTCTAAATGTTCCAAGAAGATCATTTCACAGGAGGCAACGTTCCAACGGAGATGAGGACTCTTTTGTAGGCTCTCCTTCTGTTCCAACATACATGGCAGCCACAGAATCTGCTAAGGCAAAAGTTAGATCAATGAGCTCACCCAGGCTAAGACCAATCTGTTTTGATGCTTACTCTGAGATCAATTCTCCATATAAGCATAAACTCTCTCCCATATCTTCCATTAATAGTGAGGCTACAAGCTGCAGTCAGATCAGCAAACACTATGGTTTCTCCCAAAGATCTCCATGCTTGAAAGGTATACCTGGTCCAATCAAGTCACATAGAAGTCTGAAGGAGTTCAACTTGATTGTAGAGAGTAATAAAGATCAACTGAATGCCTATGGATGA
- the LOC113762130 gene encoding exosome complex exonuclease RRP42, with protein MVGLSVGEKHFIKGGIEQDLRTDGRKRYTYRPIYIETGVIPQANGSARVKLGATDVIASAKAELGKPSPSYPDKGKVLINVDCSPTAEPAFEGRGGEELSSELSVALQRCLLGGKSGAGAGIDLSSLSIVEGKICWDLYIEGLVVSSDGNLLDALGAAVKAALSNTALPKVQVASAASDEQPEVDLSDEEFLQFDTSGIPAIITLTKVGKHYIVDGTSEEESQMSSAVSVSVNRQGRICGLTKRGGAGLNPSVILDMISVSKHLSEQLINKLDSEIAAAEACEEDEF; from the exons ATGGTGGGACTTTCCGTTGGAGAAAAGCATTTTATCAAGGGAGGCATTGAACAGGACCTCCGTACTGACGGCCGAAAACGCTACACTTATCGGCCCATTTACATTGAAACAGGTGTCATCCCTCAG GCTAATGGTTCAGCTAGAGTTAAGCTTGGTGCCACCGATGTTATCGCGAGTGCTAag GCTGAACTTGGAAAGCCGAGCCCATCTTATCCGGATAAAGGGAAGGTATTAATCAACGTGGATTGCAGTCCCACGGCTGAGCCAGCATTTGAG GGTAGAGGAGGGGAAGAGCTGTCGTCAGAACTCTCAGTTGCTCTTCAGCGCTGTCTCTTGGGTGGTAAAAGTGGAGCAG GGGCTGGAATAGATCTCTCATCTCTTTCTATCGTTGAGGGGAAAATCTGTTGGGATCTTTATATAGAAGGTCTTGTTGTAAGTTCAGATGGGAATCTGTTAGATGCCTTGGGCGCTGCAGTCAAG GCTGCTCTGAGCAATACAGCTCTTCCAAAAGTCCAAGTGGCTTCAGCTGCCTCTGATGAGCAGCCAGAGGTTGATTTGAGTGATGaagaatttttgcaatttgatACCAGTGGAATTCCTGCCATTATAACTCTGACAAAG GTTGGTAAGCACTACATCGTGGATGGAACTTCGGAAGAAGAATCTCAGATGAGCTCAGCTGTCTCTGTTTCTGTGAATAGGCAAGGGCGCATATGTGGGCTGACAAAGCGAGGGGGTGCAGGCCTAAATCCATCTGTCATACTTGACATGATCTCTGTTTCTAAACATTTAAGTGAGCAGCTGATAAATAAGTTGGATTCCGAGATAGCTGCAGCAGAAGCTtgtgaagaagatgaattttga
- the LOC113763742 gene encoding F-box protein FBW2-like, which yields MESRVKTKRVCTIEPKNDIVPTRSWDAMIPEILSLIFTKIVPVEEMVRAVSLVCRGWLETVVGPYCWNEIDVEHWCRSHWNSCNAGNRRGGLLIDSVVRKLVRRSKFTAGKFCAYRLGNAGFSYVANCGRCLKVLKIPVSEITDQVVEKHAELLVNLTELDISYCLKLTSKSLEAFGKHCKFLTHLKRNMPPLELGAVVASETDDDEAFAIANTMAELDHLEFGFARMTDHGLSTILTACKALTYLDIQGCWNVRLEGALEERCEELLVFKTPWTDIESESEGSVENDSRGDDQSSDESSSSDSA from the exons ATGGAAAGCAGGGTCAAAACCAAAAGGGTCTGCACCATTGAACCCAAAAACGACATCGTACCAACACGGAGCTGGGATGCAATGATCCCAGAAATATTATCCTTGATATTCACGAAAATAGTCCCCGTGGAAGAAATGGTGAGGGCGGTGAGCTTAGTCTGCAGAGGGTGGCTGGAGACGGTGGTGGGGCCGTACTGTTGGAATGAGATTGACGTGGAACATTGGTGTCGCAGCCACTGGAACAGCTGCAACGCCGGCAATCGCCGTGGTGGGCTCCTTATTGACTCGGTAGTTAGGAAGCTTGTTCGCCGGAGCAAGTTTACCGCCGGAAAGTTCTGTGCTTATCGCTTGGGTAATGCCGGTTTCTCTTACGTCGCCAACTG TGGAAGATGTCTCaaggtcctaaaaattccaGTAAGTGAGATAACTGATCAGGTAGTAGAAAAGCATGCAGAATTACTAGTGAACTTGACAGAACTGGATATCAGCTATTGTCTGAAGCTCACAAGCAAAAGCCTTGAAGCATTTGGGAAACACTGCAAATTCTTGACTCATTTGAAGAGGAACATGCCACCACTGGAGCTTGGGGCAGTTGTGGCTTCAGAGACTGATGATGATGAGGCATTCGCGATAGCCAACACCATGGCAGAGCTTGATCATCTTGAATTTGGATTTGCTCGCATGACTGATCATGGCCTTAGCACGATACTTACTGCGTGTAAGGCTCTTACATACCTTGACATTCAGGGATGTTGGAATGTAAGATTGGAGGGAGCTCTTGAAGAAAGATGCGAAGAGCTTTTGGTTTTCAAGACTCCCTGGACTGATATTGAAAGTGAAAGTGAGGGATCTGTGGAAAATGATAGCAGGGGAGATGATCAGAGCTCTGATGAATCATCTTCTTCTGATTCAGCTTAA